One stretch of Molothrus aeneus isolate 106 chromosome 2, BPBGC_Maene_1.0, whole genome shotgun sequence DNA includes these proteins:
- the SPRYD7 gene encoding SPRY domain-containing protein 7, producing the protein MAASVFCCFSWCRDGGAGHIPLKEMPAVHLDTQRMGTDVVIVKNGRRICGTGGCLANAPLHQNKSYFEFKIQSTGIWGIGVATQKANLNQIPLGRDVHSLVIRNDGALYYNNEEKNRLPANSLPQEGDVVGITYDHVELNVYLNGKNMHCPASGIRGTVYPVVYVDDSAILDCQFSEFYHTPPPGFEKILFEQQIF; encoded by the exons ATGGCCGCCTCCgtgttctgctgcttctcctggtgCCGGGATGGCGGCGCCGGCCACATCCCGCTCAAGGAGATGCCGGCCGTGCACCTGGACACGCAGCGCATGG gAACAGATGTCGTCATTGTTAAAAATGGCAGAAGAATATGTGGCACGGGAGGATGCTTAGCCAATGCACCTTTGCATCAGAACAAGAGTTATTTCGAGTTTAAAATCCAGTCCACAG GGATTTGGGGTATAGGAGTTGCAACCCAGAAAGCAAACTTGAATCAAATTCCACTTGGTCGAGATGTCCACAGCCTGGTGATAAGAAATGATGGAGCTCTCTACTATAACAATGAGGAGAAAAATAGGCTACCAGCAAACAGCCTTCCTCAGGAGGGCGATGTGGTG GGCATTACATATGACCATGTAGAattaaatgtatatttaaatgGCAAGAACATGCATTGCCCAGCTTCAGGAATCAGGGGGACTGTCTATCCAGTGGTCTATG TTGATGACAGTGCCATTCTGGATTGTCAGTTCAGTGAATTTTATCATACACCTCCACCTGGGTTCGAAAAGATCCTCTTTGAGCAACAAATCTTCTGA